One segment of Ziziphus jujuba cultivar Dongzao chromosome 12, ASM3175591v1 DNA contains the following:
- the LOC107429236 gene encoding E3 ubiquitin protein ligase RIE1 isoform X2, which produces MSSVDDHRLQAPLLRPRQGSSEESSDPPSPARPTTLAMLLGRASGRRGPSMLVRETAARELEERRADWGYSKPVVALDMMWNMSFVLVSVAMLIFTTNEKPNTPIRLWICGYALQCVVHVVLVSLEYRRRNSRRVRNRESPEFSDGFNDTEDDEDEERGDRVTGSESLGRSSKRCESINTMASFLWWIVGFYWVVSGGDVLVQNAPRLYWLAVVFLAFDVFFAIFCVVLACLIGIALCCCLPCIIAILYAVAGQEGASEADLSTLPKYRFRASSNEEKPSVGAGTMIPLETTSGYLATERVLLPEDAECCICLSPYEDGVDLHALPCNHHFHCTCIVKWLKMNATCPLCKYNILKGNEPV; this is translated from the exons atgtcTTCGGTGGATGATCATCGTCTTCAAGCTCCGCTGCTCCGGCCGAGACAGGGCAGCTCCGAAGAATCCTCTGACCCACCATCGCCGGCCCGACCCACCACACTGGCCATGTTGCTGGGTCGGGCCTCGGGTCGGCGTGGACCCTCCATGTTGGTACGAGAGACGGCGGCTAGGGAGCTGGAGGAGCGGCGAGCCGATTGGGGTTATTCGAAGCCTGTGGTTGCTCTGGACATGATGTGGAACATGTCATTCGTGTTGGTATCGGTGGCTATGCTAATTTTCACGACTAACGAGAAGCCCAATACACCGATCCGGCTGTGGATCTGCGGGTATGCGCTGCAGTGCGTTGTTCACGTTGTGTTGGTGAGCTTGGAGtaccggaggaggaattctcgGAGGGTCAGGAACCGTGAGTCGCCGGAATTTTCCGATGGGTTTAACGATACCGAAGACGATGAGGACGAGGAACGCGGCGACAGGGTTACTGGGTCTGAGTCTTTGGGCCGTTCCAg CAAACGATGTGAATCAATTAATACAATGGCATCATTCCTCTGGTGGATAGTTGGCTTTTATTGGGTTGTTTCTGGGGGTGATGTCCTCGTACAGAATGCTCCTCGTTTATACTG GTTGGCTGTGGTCTTTTTGGCGTTTGATGTCTTCTTTGCCATCTTTTGTGTTGTTTTGGCATGTTTGATTGGAATTGCTCTGTGTTGTTGTTTGCCATGCATTATTGCAATTCTTTATGCGGTAGCGGGACAG GAAGGTGCATCGGAAGCAGATCTCAGTACTCTCCCAAAATACAGATTTCGAGCATCAAGCAACGAGGAAAAGCCTAGTGTGGGAGCAGGGACAATGATTCCCTTGGAAACAACCAGTGGATACTTAGCAACTGAACGTGTACTTTTACCCGAGGATGCA gAATGCTGCATATGTCTCAGCCCATATGAGGATGGAGTTGATCTCCATGCTCTCCCATGCAACCATCATTTTCATTGTACATGCATTGTGAAATGGCTCAAGATGAATGCAACATGCCCACTCTGCAAGTACAACATTCTCAAGGGAAACGAACcggtataa
- the LOC107429236 gene encoding E3 ubiquitin protein ligase RIE1 isoform X1 has product MSSVDDHRLQAPLLRPRQGSSEESSDPPSPARPTTLAMLLGRASGRRGPSMLVRETAARELEERRADWGYSKPVVALDMMWNMSFVLVSVAMLIFTTNEKPNTPIRLWICGYALQCVVHVVLVSLEYRRRNSRRVRNRESPEFSDGFNDTEDDEDEERGDRVTGSESLGRSSFSKRCESINTMASFLWWIVGFYWVVSGGDVLVQNAPRLYWLAVVFLAFDVFFAIFCVVLACLIGIALCCCLPCIIAILYAVAGQEGASEADLSTLPKYRFRASSNEEKPSVGAGTMIPLETTSGYLATERVLLPEDAECCICLSPYEDGVDLHALPCNHHFHCTCIVKWLKMNATCPLCKYNILKGNEPV; this is encoded by the exons atgtcTTCGGTGGATGATCATCGTCTTCAAGCTCCGCTGCTCCGGCCGAGACAGGGCAGCTCCGAAGAATCCTCTGACCCACCATCGCCGGCCCGACCCACCACACTGGCCATGTTGCTGGGTCGGGCCTCGGGTCGGCGTGGACCCTCCATGTTGGTACGAGAGACGGCGGCTAGGGAGCTGGAGGAGCGGCGAGCCGATTGGGGTTATTCGAAGCCTGTGGTTGCTCTGGACATGATGTGGAACATGTCATTCGTGTTGGTATCGGTGGCTATGCTAATTTTCACGACTAACGAGAAGCCCAATACACCGATCCGGCTGTGGATCTGCGGGTATGCGCTGCAGTGCGTTGTTCACGTTGTGTTGGTGAGCTTGGAGtaccggaggaggaattctcgGAGGGTCAGGAACCGTGAGTCGCCGGAATTTTCCGATGGGTTTAACGATACCGAAGACGATGAGGACGAGGAACGCGGCGACAGGGTTACTGGGTCTGAGTCTTTGGGCCGTTCCAg TTTCAGCAAACGATGTGAATCAATTAATACAATGGCATCATTCCTCTGGTGGATAGTTGGCTTTTATTGGGTTGTTTCTGGGGGTGATGTCCTCGTACAGAATGCTCCTCGTTTATACTG GTTGGCTGTGGTCTTTTTGGCGTTTGATGTCTTCTTTGCCATCTTTTGTGTTGTTTTGGCATGTTTGATTGGAATTGCTCTGTGTTGTTGTTTGCCATGCATTATTGCAATTCTTTATGCGGTAGCGGGACAG GAAGGTGCATCGGAAGCAGATCTCAGTACTCTCCCAAAATACAGATTTCGAGCATCAAGCAACGAGGAAAAGCCTAGTGTGGGAGCAGGGACAATGATTCCCTTGGAAACAACCAGTGGATACTTAGCAACTGAACGTGTACTTTTACCCGAGGATGCA gAATGCTGCATATGTCTCAGCCCATATGAGGATGGAGTTGATCTCCATGCTCTCCCATGCAACCATCATTTTCATTGTACATGCATTGTGAAATGGCTCAAGATGAATGCAACATGCCCACTCTGCAAGTACAACATTCTCAAGGGAAACGAACcggtataa